One Thermococcus sp. DNA window includes the following coding sequences:
- a CDS encoding PH1570 family protein, producing the protein MLCEEKLEVFENGFDDGKFKLRIEFYGKDARRLLLAVIRELYLPEYGEDYVYPFECAKDFWGIYLDPSEIIAEEPSFSPIKFVNKSVLNRLEKVLDEIAPEEIKDRIDLEKAEIVKLKKTLLALGKDFILDERGYLIVFNKPSARELILKYLGMLNGA; encoded by the coding sequence ATGCTCTGCGAGGAGAAGCTCGAGGTGTTTGAGAACGGTTTCGATGACGGGAAGTTCAAACTCAGGATTGAATTCTACGGAAAGGACGCCAGAAGGCTTCTCCTCGCTGTGATAAGGGAACTCTACCTTCCAGAATACGGGGAGGACTATGTTTACCCCTTCGAGTGCGCCAAAGACTTCTGGGGCATTTACCTTGACCCATCTGAGATCATTGCAGAGGAGCCCTCCTTCAGCCCGATAAAGTTCGTCAACAAAAGCGTCCTTAACAGGCTGGAGAAGGTGCTCGATGAAATAGCTCCAGAGGAAATTAAAGACAGAATCGACCTTGAAAAGGCCGAGATAGTGAAGCTCAAGAAAACCCTGCTCGCGCTCGGGAAGGACTTTATCCTCGACGAAAGGGGTTACCTCATAGTCTTCAACAAGCCAAGTGCAAGGGAACTAATCTTAAAATACTTGGGGATGCTGAATGGAGCTTGA
- a CDS encoding AI-2E family transporter, whose translation MELETAVWVGVSLAILYLTWQTVSPVLSPLIVAVTLTYILYPLHERLSSKIGNRWSALLITGILTVLSFLFILGFALWINDVKYSLAGYVNTFFKWLLGLNLPAEAYDFLQRLSRAITDRFDAYVLGYTYSLPKLSLQVIVMVFSFYGVLVNAKAIKTEVYSLLPPSNRELAVKLINRAGETLHQVLRGWLLVSVGKGIAMAVAFSLFGVSNVGGSIAAGILTAILELLPVVGGWMVWLGASFYLFTSGMIGHAIAISLYGFTLVSPLPDIFLSKRLGRRQWGVNALVSLVGIFGGYIAFGFVGIIIGPVSLSLLITLIEEWKKAKNTKEQIAS comes from the coding sequence ATGGAGCTTGAAACTGCCGTCTGGGTCGGTGTTTCACTGGCAATACTATATTTGACCTGGCAGACGGTTAGTCCCGTTCTTTCTCCCCTGATAGTGGCGGTTACCCTTACGTATATACTCTATCCACTCCACGAAAGGCTTAGCTCAAAAATCGGCAACCGCTGGTCAGCCCTTCTCATTACGGGAATACTTACGGTTCTTTCCTTCCTTTTCATACTCGGCTTTGCACTCTGGATAAACGACGTTAAGTATTCCCTCGCGGGGTATGTCAACACATTCTTCAAGTGGCTTCTCGGCTTAAACTTACCCGCCGAAGCATATGACTTCCTCCAGAGGCTCTCCCGGGCCATAACGGACCGTTTCGATGCCTACGTTCTGGGATACACGTACTCACTTCCAAAGCTCTCCCTTCAGGTAATCGTCATGGTGTTCTCATTTTACGGCGTCCTTGTAAACGCAAAGGCCATAAAAACGGAAGTGTACTCGCTCCTACCCCCTTCAAACCGAGAACTTGCCGTTAAGTTAATCAACCGGGCCGGGGAAACCCTCCATCAGGTTCTCCGTGGATGGCTTCTGGTCAGCGTTGGAAAAGGCATTGCCATGGCCGTCGCCTTCTCGCTCTTTGGAGTGTCTAACGTCGGAGGTTCAATAGCGGCGGGCATACTTACGGCAATCCTTGAGCTTCTTCCCGTTGTTGGGGGCTGGATGGTCTGGCTCGGGGCATCGTTTTACCTGTTTACATCGGGAATGATTGGGCATGCGATAGCCATCTCGCTTTACGGGTTTACTCTCGTCTCGCCCCTGCCTGATATCTTCCTCTCAAAGAGACTCGGCAGAAGGCAGTGGGGCGTAAACGCACTGGTGAGCCTCGTTGGAATATTTGGAGGTTACATTGCCTTTGGCTTCGTTGGAATAATAATTGGACCCGTATCCCTGTCGCTCCTCATAACCCTTATAGAAGAGTGGAAGAAGGCAAAGAACACTAAGGAGCAAATCGCTTCATAA